The following are encoded together in the Eleftheria terrae genome:
- a CDS encoding non-ribosomal peptide synthetase — MPSPSETPNDPGLALGPEQRALLAMQAGGPVPQWLLRLDIEGRLDAARLQAAVAQLLQRHEALRLAVQQPSPGRGARQRVLAAPRPVQWRVLHLPAADEALLAQPLAEFAATPLALADGDMLRGLLLSRGEGRWTVALAVSALAADRGSLRTLAAELAAAYADAAPGAAPAFPYRQYLQWRDSLQDGDADGRAYWDAWQAEAGGAASPRLAHRREGPPAGRRHRVAAELDDALCQALVRAGRALGHGVERIGQAAWWLLLARIAGEPRFLAGWQHDCRHDYEPMQGGVGLYDKVLPLCIEIDPAAGFAGWLARLDEIASAHADAQEAWPVEAPPLAGHLAVGYAFDAAAPLPAAGGLQWQLGGLPGPLPCFELALELRWDGGQGQAALWADAGHYSEPALQRLLQQYLTLLASALAEPQAATGTLAVVGPHEQAALLALNQASADFGSEGVDAHIARWAQQTPDAPALECGAQVLSYAQLLAQAESLAQGLRARGVGPGTLVALALPRSVDLVVALLACWRAGAGYLPLEPDWPEARRRAVLADASPALLLDAAALQALRAAPAPAAGALPACRLEDVAYVLYTSGSTGTPKGVVIEHRQLLNYVAGATARLPLAGSRRWALTGTVAADLGNTALFGALYHGACLVVAEAHEMADGASFCRFMRERAIDGLKMVPSQLEALLEGQAPPLPRLLVLGGEAAPRSLVERIAALAPDCAVYNHYGPTETTVGVMVHAVAAGAAAEAALPLTAVLPNNRVYVLDAERRLAPTGALGELYVGGAQLCRGYLGQPAGALFVADPFRPGERLYRTGDLARWRPEGGVQLAGRADHQLKVRGFRVEPAEIEAALLGLPGVRQAAVLPAAAGGELLAFVVADNARAADLREALAALLPAHMVPARYQCVAHFPRLPNGKVDRRALAALAEAAPTAAEVQAPRDALEALLVAGMAQLLGRERIGADESFFELGGHSLLVIKLVARIRKLLKVDIAPAAVFDHPSPAALAAVLRAASPDPAALARLEQAATPQA, encoded by the coding sequence ATGCCGTCCCCCTCCGAGACCCCGAACGATCCCGGCCTGGCCCTGGGCCCCGAGCAGCGTGCGCTGCTGGCCATGCAGGCGGGCGGGCCCGTCCCGCAATGGCTGCTGCGCCTGGACATCGAAGGCCGGCTCGATGCCGCCCGCCTGCAGGCCGCCGTCGCACAGCTGCTGCAGCGGCACGAGGCGCTGCGGCTGGCGGTGCAGCAGCCGTCCCCCGGGCGGGGCGCGCGCCAGCGCGTCCTTGCCGCGCCCCGGCCGGTGCAGTGGCGGGTCCTGCACCTGCCCGCTGCCGACGAGGCGCTGCTGGCGCAGCCCCTGGCCGAGTTCGCCGCCACGCCGCTGGCGCTGGCCGACGGCGACATGCTGCGCGGCCTGCTGCTGTCGCGCGGCGAGGGCCGCTGGACCGTGGCCCTGGCGGTCAGCGCGCTGGCCGCCGACCGTGGCAGCCTGAGGACCCTGGCTGCCGAGCTGGCCGCTGCCTATGCAGACGCCGCACCCGGGGCCGCACCGGCCTTCCCCTACCGCCAGTACCTGCAATGGCGCGACAGCCTGCAGGACGGCGATGCCGACGGCCGCGCCTACTGGGACGCCTGGCAGGCCGAGGCGGGCGGCGCCGCGTCGCCCCGCCTGGCCCATCGCCGCGAAGGCCCGCCCGCCGGCCGGCGCCACCGGGTGGCTGCCGAGCTGGACGATGCGCTGTGCCAGGCGCTTGTGCGTGCCGGCCGCGCGCTCGGCCATGGCGTGGAGCGCATCGGCCAGGCGGCCTGGTGGCTGCTGCTGGCGCGCATTGCCGGCGAGCCGCGCTTCCTGGCCGGCTGGCAGCATGACTGCCGGCACGACTACGAGCCGATGCAGGGCGGCGTGGGCCTCTACGACAAGGTGCTGCCCCTGTGCATCGAGATCGATCCGGCCGCCGGCTTTGCCGGCTGGCTGGCCCGCCTGGACGAGATCGCCAGCGCCCATGCCGACGCGCAGGAAGCCTGGCCGGTGGAGGCCCCCCCGCTGGCCGGCCACCTGGCGGTGGGCTATGCCTTCGACGCAGCCGCCCCGCTGCCGGCCGCCGGCGGCCTGCAGTGGCAACTGGGCGGGCTGCCCGGCCCGCTGCCGTGCTTCGAGCTGGCCCTGGAGCTGCGCTGGGACGGCGGGCAGGGCCAGGCGGCCCTGTGGGCCGATGCCGGGCACTACAGCGAGCCGGCCCTGCAGCGGCTGCTGCAGCAGTACCTCACGCTGCTGGCGTCGGCCCTGGCCGAGCCGCAGGCAGCCACCGGCACGCTGGCGGTGGTGGGGCCGCATGAGCAGGCGGCCCTGCTGGCCCTCAACCAGGCCAGCGCTGACTTCGGCAGCGAAGGCGTGGATGCCCACATCGCCCGCTGGGCCCAGCAGACGCCCGATGCGCCGGCCCTCGAATGCGGCGCCCAGGTGCTGAGCTACGCACAGCTGCTGGCGCAGGCCGAGTCGCTCGCGCAGGGCCTGCGCGCCCGCGGGGTGGGGCCGGGCACGCTGGTGGCGCTGGCCTTGCCGCGCTCGGTGGACCTGGTGGTGGCCTTGCTGGCCTGCTGGCGGGCCGGTGCCGGCTACCTGCCGCTGGAGCCCGACTGGCCCGAGGCGCGCCGGCGTGCCGTGCTGGCCGATGCCTCGCCGGCGCTGCTGCTCGATGCGGCGGCCCTGCAGGCACTGCGGGCCGCGCCGGCGCCGGCTGCCGGCGCGCTGCCGGCCTGCCGGCTGGAGGATGTGGCCTATGTGCTCTACACCTCGGGCTCCACCGGCACGCCCAAGGGCGTGGTCATCGAGCACCGCCAGCTGCTGAACTACGTGGCGGGCGCCACGGCGCGGCTGCCGCTGGCGGGCAGCCGGCGCTGGGCGCTCACCGGCACGGTGGCGGCCGACCTGGGCAACACCGCTCTGTTCGGTGCGCTGTACCACGGCGCCTGCCTGGTGGTGGCCGAGGCCCACGAGATGGCCGACGGGGCGTCCTTCTGCCGCTTCATGCGCGAGCGCGCCATCGACGGCCTGAAGATGGTGCCCTCCCAGCTGGAGGCCCTGCTCGAAGGCCAAGCGCCGCCGCTGCCGCGCCTGCTGGTGCTGGGCGGCGAGGCGGCCCCGCGCAGCCTGGTCGAGCGCATCGCCGCGCTGGCGCCCGACTGTGCCGTGTACAACCACTACGGCCCCACCGAGACCACGGTGGGCGTGATGGTCCATGCGGTGGCTGCCGGCGCGGCCGCCGAGGCGGCGCTGCCCTTGACCGCGGTGCTGCCCAACAACCGGGTCTACGTGCTCGATGCCGAGCGGCGGCTGGCACCCACCGGCGCCCTCGGCGAGCTCTACGTGGGCGGCGCGCAGCTGTGCCGCGGCTACCTGGGCCAGCCGGCGGGCGCGCTGTTCGTGGCCGACCCGTTCCGGCCTGGCGAGCGCCTCTACCGCACCGGCGACCTGGCGCGCTGGCGGCCCGAGGGCGGCGTGCAGCTGGCCGGCCGGGCCGACCATCAGCTGAAGGTCCGGGGCTTTCGCGTCGAGCCGGCCGAGATCGAAGCCGCGCTGCTCGGCCTGCCGGGGGTCCGGCAGGCGGCGGTGCTGCCTGCAGCGGCGGGCGGCGAGCTGCTGGCCTTCGTGGTGGCCGACAACGCGCGGGCGGCGGACTTGCGCGAGGCGCTGGCCGCCTTGCTGCCGGCGCACATGGTGCCGGCGCGCTACCAGTGCGTGGCGCACTTCCCGCGGCTGCCCAATGGCAAGGTCGACCGCCGCGCGCTGGCCGCCCTGGCGGAGGCGGCGCCAACAGCGGCCGAGGTGCAGGCCCCGCGCGACGCCCTGGAGGCGCTGCTGGTGGCCGGCATGGCCCAGCTGCTCGGCCGCGAGCGCATCGGCGCCGACGAGAGCTTCTTCGAGCTGGGCGGCCATTCGCTGCTGGTGATCAAGCTGGTGGCACGCATCCGCAAGCTGCTGAAGGTGGACATTGCGCCGGCCGCGGTCTTCGACCATCCGAGCCCGGCGGCGCTGGCTGCCGTGCTGCGTGCCGCTTCACCCGATCCGGCCGCGCTGGCGCGGCTGGAGCAGGCCGCCACCCCCCAGGCCTGA